The genomic stretch GAGGACGGCCGCGCAGTAGGTCGCGAGCGCGTGCGCGTCGGTTCCGGCAGGCAGCTCACCGGCCGCGATGTCGCCGCGGATCCGCCCCTCGATCGTCTCCACGTTCTCGGCGCGCCGCTCCTGGAGGCCACGCATGACGTCCTCGGACTGCGCCGTGCAGTTGGTGGCGGCCGTGATGACCATGCAGCCGCGCGGGTAGCCCGGAAGGGTGTGGAAGGCCGCCGCCTCGCGCAGCATCCGCGCCACGGCCCGGCGCGCCGTCGGCTCCTCGGCGAGGGCCCGGCCGGAGAACGCGCCGAAGTCCCGGACGTACGCCTCGATCGCCTCCTCGAAGAGCGTCCGCTTGTCACCGAACGCCGCGTACAGGCTCGGCGCCTTGATGCCCATGGCCGCGGTCAGGTCCGCGATGGAGACCGCTTCGTAGCCGTGCTCCCAGAAGGCCCGCATCGCCTGCTCCAGAGCCGTCTCCCGGTCGAAGGACCGGGGCCGCCCACGCTGTTTCGTCGCCATCCCCCCATTCTATAGCGCCCACTACGAAATCTCTGCTAGCGTCTTTCTTTAGCAACCGATACAGAAAGGGGGGCGCGGTCATGGGCGTGCTCACGGGCAGGACGGCGCTGGTCACGGGCGGCAGCAGGGGCATCGGCCGGGCGATCGCCGAGCGGCTGGGCCGGGACGGCGCACGGGTCGCGGTGCATTACGGACGCGACGGGACCGCCGCGAAGGAAACGGTGACGGCGATCGAGGAGGCCGGCGGCCGGGCCTTCGCCCTCCAGGCCGAGCTGGGCGTCCCGGGCGACGCCGCGGCCCTGTGGTCCGCGTTCGACGCGCAGGCCGACGGCCTGGACATCCTGGTGAACAACGCGGGCGTGACCGGCCGGCGCGAACCGCTCCAGCAGGCGACGGAGGAAGACTTCGACCACGTCTTCGCGGTCAACACGAAGGCCCCGTTCTTCATCACCCAGCTGGGCCTGGACCGGCTGCGCGACGGCGGCCGCGTCATCAACATATCGACGGGCCTGACCCACGGTGTCGCCGTGCCCGAACTGATCGCCTACGCGATGACCAAGGGCGCCATGGACGCCTTCACCTCCACTCTCGCCAAGGCCCTGGCTCCCCGCGGCATCACGGTCAACGCGGTCGCCCCCGGCGTCGTCGACACCGACATGAACGCGAGCTGGCTCCGCGACGACCCCGAAGCCTGGCAGGCGTCCTCGGCCGTGTCCCCGTTCGGCCGCGTGGGCGAGCCCCGCGACATCGGCGACATCACCGCTTTTCTGGCCTCGGACGACAGCCGCTGGGTCACGGGACAGTGGATCGACGCGACCGGGGGTGCGCTGCTTTGAGGTGAGGCGGCGGCGCCGGGTGCGGTGGTGCGACGCGAGGGGGCGCCACTGCGGGGCGAGGGGGCACTGCCGCGACGCGAGGGGGGCGCTGCTGCGAGGCGGGGGGGGCACTGTCGCGACGCGAGGGGGGCGCTAGCGCGACGCGGGGTGCACTGCTGCGACGTGAGGGCGTGGCGCTGCCGCGACGCGACGGAGGCGCTGCCGCGACGCGAGGGGGGCGCTGCTGCGAGGCGGGAAAGGCGTCGCTTTGAGGTGGGTGGGGGTGGGGTGGGGCGGGGCGGGGGGCCGGGGAGGGAGGGCCCAGTAACAGCTCACCCCTCCCCCGCCCCCAGCCCCCATTTCGCCCCCTGTTCAGCCCCGGGTTGCCGGATGTCTCCAGGGGTGTCGGGCGCGCTCTGGTAGATTGGTCTATACCACACGACCACTCTCCAGATCGGCAGGCTCAGCGTGGAAGTTGTCATCGTCCCGGACGCCAAGGCAGGCGGCGAGCTGATCGCGGAGGCCATCGCCGCCCTGGTCCGCCGCAAGCCCGAGGCGCTGTTGGGTGTGGCCACCGGCTCGACTCCGCTGCCCGTCTACGAAGCACTGGCGGCCAAGGTCCGCGACGGGGGCGTGGATGTCTCGCGTACCCGCATCTGCCAGCTCGACGAGTACGTGGGGCTGCCCGCCGGGCACCCCGAGTCGTACCGGTCCGTGGTGCTCCGCGAGGTCGTGGAGCCGCTGGGGCTCGGCGAGGACGCGTTCATGGGGCCCGACGGCACCGCCGAGGACGTGCAGGCGGCCTGCGAGGCGTACGACCGCGCGCTGGGCGAGGCCGGCGGCGTGGACCTCCAGCTGCTGGGCATCGGCACCGACGGGCACATCGGCTTCAACGAGCCGTGCTCCTCGCTCGCGTCCCGCACCCGGATCAAGACGCTGACGCAGCAGACCCGGGAGGACAACGCCCGGTTCTTCGACAGCCTGGACGAGGTGCCCCACCACGTCATCACCCAGGGCATCGGCACCATCCTGGAGGCCCGCCACCTGGTGCTGCTGGCCACCGGCGAGGGCAAGGCGGACGCCGTGGCGCAGTCCGTCGAGGGCCCGGTCTCGGCGCTGGTGCCGGCGTCCGCGCTTCAGCTGCACCCGCACGCCACGGTCGTCGTCGACGAGGCCGCCGCGTCCAAGCTCAAGCTGGCCGACTACTTCCGCGCCACGTACGCCGCCAAGCCGGAGTGGCAGGGCCTGTAAGAGCCGACCACTGCCGAACGCGACGCGGCCGGGGCACCCACGTGGGTGCCCCGGCCGCGTCGTGTCCTGCGCCGGACGTCCGGTCCGCCGGGCCGCGGCTCCCCTTCCGCGGCCCGGCGGAGTTCACTCACCCACGATGACCTCCGCGGCCGCGCGTCCGCAGACACGGGCCGCGCCGTGGGTGGCGATGTGCAGGGCCCCGCGCGGGGGCGCCTGCGGCAGGCCCATTTCGACGACGACCGTGTCGGGCCGGGCGTCGAGCAGGGCGTCGAGGGCGTCCGTCATCCAGGCGTGGCGATGTGCGTCTCGGACGACGGCGACGATCCGCCGCTCCCCCGCCGCCCGCAGGATCTCCTCCGTCCGGGCGGACGTGCCAGCCGCGACGGCTCCGGCGTTCCCGGACGTGCCGGCCGCGGCGGCACCGGCATCCCCGTACGCGCCGGTCTCCGTACCGGGCAGCAGCCGCCCCAGCTCCGCAGCGACCCCCCAGGGCGTCTCGTCGCCGACGGCGATATTGGCGACGGGTGTGAAGGCCGCGACGTACGCGGGCGCGCTCAGCGGCTCGTACGGGCCGTTACGGGTGATCCGCAGCGCGCGGCGGGCCGCCACCAGGCCGGCCTCGGGTGCGGGCGCGACCCCTCGCTCCCCGGGGAGGGTCCCCTGTGCCGCGCCCGCACTCCGGGTCCACCGTGCCAGGGCGCGGACCCGCGCCGCGGCGTCGGCGAGCCGCTTCTTCGACAGCTCGCCGTCGCGTACCGCCCTCACCAGGGCGTCGCGCAGTCGCAGCACGGTGGCTTCGTCGGCCAGTCCGCCGCCGACGCAGATGGCGTCGGCGCCGGCGGCGATGGCCAGGACGCTGCCCCGTTCGATGCCGTACGTCGCGGAGATGGCCCGCATCTCCATGCCGTCGGTGACGATCAGGCCCTCGAAGCCGAGGCCGCCCTCGGCGACGGGGGCGCGCAGCAGGCCGGTGAGCACATCGCGGCTGAGGGTGGCGGGCCGGGTGCCGTCCAGGGCCGGAAGCAGGATGTGCGCGCTCATCACGGCCTTGGTGCCGGCGGTGATCGCGGCCCGGAAGGGCACCAGCTCGCGTTCCTGGAGGGTGCGCAGGTCGGCGGCGATGCGCGGCAGGTCGTGGTGGGAGTCGACGGCGGTGTCGCCGTGGCCCGGGAAGTGCTTGGCGCAGGCGGCGACGCCGGCGGACTGGAGCCCTTCGACGTACGCGGCGGTGTGCCGGGCGACCAGCTGCGGATCGGCGCCGAAGGACCGTACGCCGATGACCGGGTTGGCCGGGTTGGAGTTGACGTCGGCGGACGGCGCCCAGTTCAGGTTGACGCCGCACTCGGCCAGCCGGCGGCCCAGTTCGCGGGCCACGTCGTGGGTGAGCCGGGTGTCGTCGACCGCGCCCAGAGCGAGGTTGCCGGGAAAGGACGAGCCGCCGCGCACTTCGAGGCGGGTGACGTCGCCGCCCTCCTCGTCGATGGCGACGAGGACGTCCTCCCGTTCGGCCCGCAGCTCGGCGGTGAGCGCCGCGAGCTGGTCCGGCGAGGCGATGTTGCGGCCGAACAGGCCCACCGAGGTCAGCCCCTCGCCGAGCCGGCGCAGCAGCCAGTCGGGCGCCGAGGTGCCGGTGAAGCCCGGCTGGAGGACGGTGAGCGCGTCGCGGGTGAGGGTGTCGGACGGGCGTACGAGTGTCGTCATGGCGCGCGTCATCCCTTCACTGCGCCGGCGGTCAGTCCGCCGACCGCCTTGCGTTGCAGGAACAGGAACAGGACCAGGATGGGCAGGGCGAAGAGCGAGGCGGCGGCCATCGTGGCGCCCCAGTCGTCGCCGAACTGGCTCTGGAACTGGGAGAGCCACAGCGGCAGCGTGCCCTTGTCCGGCTCCTTGTTGAGAACCAGCACGAGCGGGAATTCGTTCCAGGCGGTGATGAAGCCGAACAGCGAGGTGGCCATCAGGCCGGGCGCCAGCAGCGGGAAGATGACCTTCACGAACGCCTGGGTACGGGTGCAGCCGTCGACCATCGCGGACTCCTCCAGCTCCTTGGGCACGGCGGCGACGTAGCCGCGCAGCGTCAGGAGGGTGAAGGGCAGCACCATCAGCATGTAGAAGAAGGTCAGCGGGACCAGGCTGTTCAGCATGTCGGCGTCGCGCACGATCATGTAGATCGAGATGACCAGGACCTCCCAGGGCGCCATCTGGGCGACCATGAAGGTCAGGATGATCCCCTTGCGGCCCTTGAAGCGCATCCGCGCGACGGCGAAGGACCCGCACAGGGCGATCAGCAGGGAGAGCCCGACGGCGAGCACCGTGACGGTGACCGAGTTGCCCACCAGGGACCAGAAGTTGGGCGCGTTGACGGCCGTCGTGAAGTGCTCGAAGGTGCCGTTCAGCGGGAACCACACCGGGTCCTCGGTGATGATGTCGCCGTTCGGCTTGAAGGCCGTGGTGAACATCCAGTACACGGGGAAGGCGAACCCGAGGGCGAGCACGAGCGCCGCCGCGTTGGGCCAGATGCGGCCGAGCAGGGAGCGCTTCACGCCTCGTCCTCCTCTTGCTTGAGGGTCAGTCGCAGGTAGTACGCGGTCATGGCGAGCAGCACGACGATCGTCAGCAGCGAGATGGCCGCGCCCATGCCGAAGTGGAGGTTGCCGACGCCCTCGGTGAAGGCGTAGATCGGCAGGGTCTCGGTGAGCCTGTCCGGGCCGCCCTCGTTGATCGCGAAGATCTGCGGGAACGCCTTGAAGACCCAGATGATCTCCAGGAACGTGGTCGCCAGGAGGAACGGCTTGAGGAACGGGAAGGTGACGCTGGTGAAGACCTTCCAGGTGCCGGCGCCGTCCATCCGGGCCGCCTCGTACAGCTCCTTGGGGATGGTGGTGGTCGCGGCGTAGAGGTTCAGCGCCACGAACGGCAGCGACTGCCACACGATCAGCACGGTGATGACGAAGAACGTGGACAGCTGGCTGCCGACCCAGTCGTAGTGGGCCATCGAGTGCCAGCCCAGCTTGTCCAGGACCCAGTTGACGACGCC from Streptomyces albofaciens JCM 4342 encodes the following:
- a CDS encoding carbohydrate ABC transporter permease, with the protein product MKRSLLGRIWPNAAALVLALGFAFPVYWMFTTAFKPNGDIITEDPVWFPLNGTFEHFTTAVNAPNFWSLVGNSVTVTVLAVGLSLLIALCGSFAVARMRFKGRKGIILTFMVAQMAPWEVLVISIYMIVRDADMLNSLVPLTFFYMLMVLPFTLLTLRGYVAAVPKELEESAMVDGCTRTQAFVKVIFPLLAPGLMATSLFGFITAWNEFPLVLVLNKEPDKGTLPLWLSQFQSQFGDDWGATMAAASLFALPILVLFLFLQRKAVGGLTAGAVKG
- the nagB gene encoding glucosamine-6-phosphate deaminase, with translation MEVVIVPDAKAGGELIAEAIAALVRRKPEALLGVATGSTPLPVYEALAAKVRDGGVDVSRTRICQLDEYVGLPAGHPESYRSVVLREVVEPLGLGEDAFMGPDGTAEDVQAACEAYDRALGEAGGVDLQLLGIGTDGHIGFNEPCSSLASRTRIKTLTQQTREDNARFFDSLDEVPHHVITQGIGTILEARHLVLLATGEGKADAVAQSVEGPVSALVPASALQLHPHATVVVDEAAASKLKLADYFRATYAAKPEWQGL
- a CDS encoding glycoside hydrolase family 3 protein, coding for MTTLVRPSDTLTRDALTVLQPGFTGTSAPDWLLRRLGEGLTSVGLFGRNIASPDQLAALTAELRAEREDVLVAIDEEGGDVTRLEVRGGSSFPGNLALGAVDDTRLTHDVARELGRRLAECGVNLNWAPSADVNSNPANPVIGVRSFGADPQLVARHTAAYVEGLQSAGVAACAKHFPGHGDTAVDSHHDLPRIAADLRTLQERELVPFRAAITAGTKAVMSAHILLPALDGTRPATLSRDVLTGLLRAPVAEGGLGFEGLIVTDGMEMRAISATYGIERGSVLAIAAGADAICVGGGLADEATVLRLRDALVRAVRDGELSKKRLADAAARVRALARWTRSAGAAQGTLPGERGVAPAPEAGLVAARRALRITRNGPYEPLSAPAYVAAFTPVANIAVGDETPWGVAAELGRLLPGTETGAYGDAGAAAAGTSGNAGAVAAGTSARTEEILRAAGERRIVAVVRDAHRHAWMTDALDALLDARPDTVVVEMGLPQAPPRGALHIATHGAARVCGRAAAEVIVGE
- a CDS encoding carbohydrate ABC transporter permease; protein product: MSVQIEDAVQNPAPRIGKGGAPPPGRRRGTGRAAGKAPYLLLIPALAATAVFLGWPMVRNLILSFQNLNMKQLIQHLTEWRGIGNYQDILGGEQFWRVTVRTIVFTAVNVTLIMVLGVLIGLLLARLGKKMRLVLSVALVLAWAMPAIAATTVFQWLFDARYGVVNWVLDKLGWHSMAHYDWVGSQLSTFFVITVLIVWQSLPFVALNLYAATTTIPKELYEAARMDGAGTWKVFTSVTFPFLKPFLLATTFLEIIWVFKAFPQIFAINEGGPDRLTETLPIYAFTEGVGNLHFGMGAAISLLTIVVLLAMTAYYLRLTLKQEEDEA
- a CDS encoding TetR/AcrR family transcriptional regulator; amino-acid sequence: MATKQRGRPRSFDRETALEQAMRAFWEHGYEAVSIADLTAAMGIKAPSLYAAFGDKRTLFEEAIEAYVRDFGAFSGRALAEEPTARRAVARMLREAAAFHTLPGYPRGCMVITAATNCTAQSEDVMRGLQERRAENVETIEGRIRGDIAAGELPAGTDAHALATYCAAVLQGMSQQARDGADRTTLERVAELAMAAWPPGKSEGE
- a CDS encoding SDR family oxidoreductase; this encodes MGVLTGRTALVTGGSRGIGRAIAERLGRDGARVAVHYGRDGTAAKETVTAIEEAGGRAFALQAELGVPGDAAALWSAFDAQADGLDILVNNAGVTGRREPLQQATEEDFDHVFAVNTKAPFFITQLGLDRLRDGGRVINISTGLTHGVAVPELIAYAMTKGAMDAFTSTLAKALAPRGITVNAVAPGVVDTDMNASWLRDDPEAWQASSAVSPFGRVGEPRDIGDITAFLASDDSRWVTGQWIDATGGALL